CTTGCTGTTTCAGCCCCAGGTCGGATTTGGCTGGCATCAAAATCTGACCAAGAACATTCGCGAGCGCGAAGCATTTGAAAAACCGCTTGCCAACGCATTTGTCTTTACGCGGGCCCAAGATGTCTGGGAATGCGCACTACCCAATGGCCATTACCGCGTTTCTGTCTGCCTGGGAGACGCTGGGCACGAACAGCTCGGGCAAAACCTACAGATCGAAGGAAAGGTGGTCGCTGAACACCTGGATACGCAATCAGGCATATTCGCTGAGATTGTCACCGATGTCACGATAGAAGACGGACGCTTGACGCTTACGCTTGGCACAACGAAAGGTGGCAGTAACACGTGTATCAACTGGCTGGTTATCGAACCCTTGGACAAATAGCCGCTATGCCAGGATATCCTTGATGACATGCCCATGCACATCAGTCAAGCGACGTTCGATTCCATTGTGATAGAACGTCAGTCTTTCATGATCGAGTCCCAGAAGATGAAGTATTGTTGCGTGGAAATCATGCACGTCAGCGATATTCTCAGCGGCCTTGTATCCGAATTCATCGGTCGCCCCATACGTGAACGGTGCTTTTACACCGGCACCTGCCAACCAGCAAGTGAAACCTTCGGGATTATGGTCACGGCCACTGGCTCCCTTTTGAAAGGTTGGCATGCGACCGAACTCGGTACACCAGACCACGAGCGTATCTTCCAAAAGCCCCCGCTGCTTTAGGTCTTTAATAAGGGCAGCGGTTGGCTGATCAAGCACGGGCCCATGGACGCTGTATTGCGATTCAATCGCCTTGTGGCCGTCCCAATTGCTAACCCCTTCGCCTCCGGTTTGGTAGGCTCCGTTGAACAATTGTACAAACCGCACGCCTTGTTCGATGAGACGTCGAGCCAAAATGCAGTTCCGGGCATAGGAGGCCTTCAAGGTGTTTTGCGCGTCATCCGCGCCGTACATTTTCAAGGTTTCCGACGATTCGGTAGAAAGGTCGCTCACCTCCGGCACCGTCATTTGCATGCGCGCGGCCAGTTCGTAGCTTGAAATCCGCGCAGCCAGTTCGCTGTCACCGGGAAACTTTTCGAGATGTCGAGCATTCAGCTCGTTTAGAAAGTCACGCGTGGCGGCATCTTTGCGAGGGTCGATTCCCTCAGGCATCGACAAGTTTCGAATAGGCTTATTCGCATTGAAGTCTGTACCTTGGAAAGCTGCCGGCAAGAAGCCCGGTCCCCAATTGTTGACCGATGCTTGGGGTGTTCCTCGTGGGTCTGGAATGGCCACGTATGCCGGAAGATTTTCATTGGCACTTCCCAGTGCATAAGTCGCCCATGCACCCATACTGGGATACCCGTCCAACGTGAACCCGGTTGACATATAGTTCTCGCCTGGGCCGTGGGTGTTTGTCTTTCCTTTGATCGAATGAATAAAGCAGATGTCGTCGGCCAGTTCTCCAAGTTGTGGCACAAGATCGGAGATCATCTTGCCGCACTCACCGTATGGGCGAAACTTCCACGGGCTTTTGGTCAGATTTCCTTGTTGTCCCTGAAAGGTCACCAGCTTATCTGCCCCTGGCATTGCTTGCCCATGCCGCTTGATCAATTCAGGCTTGTAATCGAACGTGTCGACATGACTACAGGCACCAGAGCAGAAGATGACAAGCACATTCTTGGCGGCGGCCGGTAAGTGGGAACTGCGCGGAGCGAACGGCTGCCCCGGATCGATGTCGGGACGAATAGGCTGCTTGCCACCAACCGAGCGGGCGTTCTCTGCCAGTAGTCTTTCCTGAGCCAGTATCATCGACAAGGCGATGCTACCCAATCCCGATACCGTATGCCCTAGAAAGTTACGTCGATTGAGCATATGCGTTCCCAGTGGCAAACGAGTTCCATTACTTGTACTATTCATCGATTCACCCTGGTTTGCCTACTGAATAAAGAGAAACTCATTGCTGTTGAGCAAAGCACGACAGAATGCTTCCAGTCCCTGCTGTTGTATGAAACTTTGGGCAGAAACCGCTTCCTGCTCATCTGGCTCGCGGCCAAAGCACAGTTGATAGGCCCGCACGACCTGACGATCTGCCGAGTCCGATTCGCCTAGCAGCCGCTTGCTGAACAGCTCAGCCTGCTGCAAGACGAACTTGCTATTGAACAGATTCAGAGCCTGAAGTGGCGTTGTCGAACGAGACCGCTTAGCAACTGACGTCGCGGAATCGGGACAATCTAGTAGACCAAACACGGCATCCTTCTCCATCCTTACCTTCGTCATGTAGACCATCCTCCGCCAGTCTTCCGGGCCAAAGGACTTCTTGGGATGGTAATGCCGCACGTTCTCTGCTTCCACTTCAAACGCACTAAAACCTGGTCCACCCTGGCTCACGTCCAATACACCAGAAACAGACAACATCGAATCTCGGATGGGCTCGGCCTCTAACCGATGCGGAGGATACCGCCATAGAAGCCTCGACCCGCCATCTTTAGTCAATCCATCTGGGTTGGGACGACTTGCTTGTTGGTAGGTAGCCGATTGCAAGACAAGACGGTGAACATGCTTCAGCGACCATCCACTTTCAACAAGTTCCCTGGCTAGCCAATCGAGAAGATCAGGATGAGAAGGAGGCACACCGGCCGCTCCTAAATCGCTTGGTGTATCTACGAGGCCCGTCCCGAAATGGAACTGCCAGATACGATTAACGATCACCCGAGCCGTTAACGGGTTGTCAGGCGAAGCGATCCACTCGGCCAGCTTCCGACGCCGCTCGGCTTCTGGCGCATCGTTTGGCAATTTGAGATCGGAAAAGATCTCGGGTACGTTTGGTGCTACTTCCTCCCGCTTTTGGAGAGGTTCGCCTCGATAAAGCCGATACGTGGGACCTGGTTGTTGATACTTTCCAGCGTAAGCCATCGTTGGCTTTGTGACAGTGTCCAGTTCTTGCTTCACCGTTTTAAGCCGACCTAACAGCGCCTTCGCCAAATTGGCATCGGAATCTGGTAATCCAGCGAACCTATATTGCGTTTCCAACTTCATCTCACCAGCATGAAATGGAAGGCGATCAAAGCTCCCAGCGACCTTCTTCCAGTTCTGCCCGTCGACCGACAGTTCAATGCAATACTCGGTCGGCAGGCGATCAGCATATTTTCCCTCGCGATCTCTTGCCCATTCAATCCGATCAATGCTGAATGGCTTTGCCAGTTCGATCTGAATCCATCCCTTGTCACTCGTGTCGGCAATCCAGCTGTGACTATTCCCGTGCTTTCCATCGTTGATATGGACAAGTTTATGAATGGAGTACCCATCTAAGGTTCCCGAAGCACTCGGCTTCGCTCCTTCGCTGGCCAAGGCAACATTGCGTCCCTGCGAGTACACAGCCAGTTCATCCAGGCAAGGCTGCGAGCTAGTGTTCGTCTGCTCGATCGTAAACCGAATGTACTTGGCCGGATGCGGCTGGATGTTCTCTACATTTCCCGTCGCTGTCACTGCTTCACGAAAGACTGGTTTGTCAGGAACCGATGTTGTTTCCGTTCCGACTTCCTCTAGTAGAAGCACATCCGCAGTCAGGGCAGTGCCTGTAGATCCACCTACCAGAAGGATTCGATCATCGATATCTAGCTCGGAAATCGATGCGTGAAAGAAACCACTCCACATCGGTTCGCTCTTGAGCTGAACTTCACCGCTGGCAAACTGTTGCTGATTGACAATCGCAATCACTTCCCAGTCTTCCCGCGTACTTGGGTTGCCATCATGATCGATCACGTAGCGTGCGTCCTGGCAATGCGTGTCATAGCCACATCCCCACGACAACCATACGCGATAAGTTCCCTTCACCCTCGGCTTCCAAGCAATCACTGGCTCATCCGGTTTGTGTTTCCACCACGAGTACTTCCCTCCACTCACGTTGGCACTTCGCTTTGAGTCCCCCGCATCGCTTGCCTGTCCAGGTGCACTTCCCGGCAAGTTGATCCCTTTTCCAGCGATAGGATTGAGTCGTTCGACCAAATCGCCCGGGACTTCAGGATCGTCGTCAATCAAGACGAATCGACTTCCGGTTGCTTTCGGCGCATAGGCAGCGAGTTCATTTTCCAGTTGGGTGATCTCCTCCATTAGCTCGTTAGCGCGTGCCAGTTGATCGTTGGACATGGGTAGAGTCATATCCCCATGCTGAACTCCTGCAAAGACTGCCTGCATCGAGTAATAGTCGGACTGCAGAATGGGGTCAAACTTATGGTTATGACAACGTGCGCATCCGATCGTCAGCCCTAGGAAAGCTGTCCCTGTCGTATTGATGATGTCATCCAGTTCGTTCTGACGTTGCATCAATGTCAGGTTGATATCTGGGCTCTTGACCAGATCGAATGGCCCGGCCACTAGATATCCCAAACCCATTGGGCTGGCGAAACTATCCCCGGCAATCTGCTCGCGGATGAATTGGTCGTACGGCATGTCTTCGTTGAACGCACGTATGACATAGTCGCGATAGCGCCAAGCATGAGGACGCTCACGATTCGTCTCGAAACCGTGCGTCTCTGCGAAACGCACGAGGTCGAGCCAGTGAGTAGCCCATCGCTCGCCGAAATGTGGACTGGCCAGAAGTCGATCGATCAGCTTATTCGTCGCATCAAAACTGTCATCGCGAACGTAGGTATCGACCTCCTCACGCGATGGTGGTAATCCCAGCAGGTCGAGCGATAGCCGGCGAATCAATGTTCTTCGATCTGCGGGATCGGTTGCTGAAAGTCCCTCTTTTTTGAGACGCTTCAAGACAAACTGATCGATGGGATTATTTCCCCAGTCACCTTCCATACTGGGGACCTCTACCGGCCCAACGGGCTGAAATGCCCAATGATCGGTCGTTCGTTTTTCTGCCTCGAGTTCGCCATGGGGACCTGGCCACTTGGCTCCTTGATCTACCCAGGCTCGCAGCACACCGACTTCCTCGTCCGTCAACGCATCCGCCTCATCAGGCGGCATACGCAGGCCCTTCTCCAATCCAGCGACAAGTTGAATCAAGTGGCTCTTGTCGCTGCTGCCGACAACGATACCTGGCTCGCCGGAATCTCCACCGCGAATCAGCGAGGCCTTGCGATCCAAGCGAATTTTTCCCTCTTGAGCGGACTCACCATGGCAATCGTGGCACTTCGCTTCGAGCAGGGGCAGTACGTCCGCTTCGAAGTTGACCTGCCTTTCCAGCGGCGGTGGTAGGTCATCCGCCGAAATGGTCATCGGTAAGACCACAAGAGCTAGAATGGTAAGGCAGATTCGCGACATACTATCGCCTCCGACAAGTGTTTAACGCTATGAAAGAATCGGCTTGATCAGATTTCCGTGCACATCGGTCAAACGGAAATCACGTCCCTGAAAACGGTACGTGAACCGTTCATGATCAATCCCCAGCAGATGCAGTATCGTCGCTTGCAAGTCATGCACATGTACTGGGTCGACGACGGCGTTGTGGCCAAAGTCATCTGACTCACCGTACGAAAACCCAGGCTTGATACCACCGCCAGCCATCCAAAGCGAGAAGACATACGGGTGATGGTCACGGCCCCAGGTTTTTGTTTCTGAGATCGCACCTTGCAGAAACGGCGTCCGTCCGAATTCTCCTCCCCAGATAATCAGCGTATCGTCTAATAATCCGCGCTGCTGAAGATCTTTCACCAGTGCCGAGCTGGGAGCATCCGTATCGGTACACTGAATCTTTAACTGCGTGTTGAGGTTGCGGTGCTGATCCCAGCCTGCGTGCATTAGCTGAATGAAACGAGTGCCACGTTCGGCAAGCCTTCGCGCCATCAGGCAGTTGTAGGCGAACGAACCCTTTCGCTGCACATCTGGCCCATACATATCGAGAATGTGCTGCGGTTCCTGGGAGAAGTCGGTTAGCTCAGGAACGGAAGCCTGCATCTTGTAGGCCATCTCATACTGAGCGACACGCGTGGAAATCTCTGGATCCCCAGTTCTTTCCGCAGCCAGTCCATTCAATTGAGCCAGATCATCCAAGAGTCCTCGACGCATTTCCCGGCTGATACCTGTTGGGTTGGATAGGTACAGTACCGGATCGCCGGAACCGCGGAATTTTACTCCCTGATACTTGCTGGGAAGAAATCCGCTACCCCAATAGAAGTCGTAGAAGATCTGCCCGCACGAGGCTTCCTTGTCGCGGCTGGTCATGACTACGAATGCCGGAAGCTCCTGAGTCTCTGATCCTAACCCATAAGTCAACCAGGCTCCCATGCTAGGACGTCCGGCCATTTCGGCACCGGTGAGGAAGAACGTAATCGCTGGAGCATGATTCACCTGAGTCGTATGCATCGATTTGATGAAGCACAGCTGATCGACAACTTCCGCCGTATGTGGCAGGAAGTCTTCAGCAATCCAAGTACCGCTATTTCCTCGCTGGGCAAACTTTGTAATCGGAGCAAGGCAAGGACGAGCCGTCTGGCCACCCGTCATCGTACTGAAACGTTTCCCCCCCACAACTTCGTCAGGAATCTGCGTTCCGTGCAATTCCTTAAGTTTTGGCTTGTAGTCAAATAAGTCGACGTGCGATGGTGCTCCATTCTGAAATAGGTAGATGATTCGCTTTACCTTCGGCGGAAAGTGTGGCAATGAGAAGGAATCGCCCGCGGAGCCCGCCAAAGAATTGCCCCCCAATAACGAACCCAGCGCAACGCTCCCTAGTCCGATACCGGCACGGCCCAATAGTTGGCGGCGCGTCATTGCGATCGCATGGTCTTTCTGAGGACTGGCAAGGTTATGGGCACTCATGGTCGATTGAGAACCTCGTCTAAGTTCATCAGGGCATTACAAAGTGCGGTATAGGCGGCCAATTCGACCGGCGGAATCGAGTCATTGGGCTTCGACTCACCAATCGACAACAATTCCTGGGCCTTGGCAGGATTACCGTTGAACTCGGCTACGAGAAGCTCAAGCCGACGACGAACGATCTCCAACTCTTGTTCACTTGGCGGCCGTGACAGAAGATATGAATAAACTTCTCGGATCCGGTCGTCTGGCTGCTTGTTTTCCAAGATGACGCGGGATGCCAGCCCTCGCGCAGCTTCGATGTAGGCGACGTCATTAAGTGTCGTCAACGCATGCAGCGGCGTATTTGTGATTGCCGTTTCCACCGAACATGTCTGTCGATTTGCCACGTCAAAGAACATGGTTGGACCAACGATACGTCGCCAAAACACGTACAAACTACGGCGATACAAAGCATCACCATGGTCTTGTTGGTATTTCTTCTTGCCAAAGGTTGCCTCTGCCCAGATCCCTTCTGGCTGGTACGGCTTGACCGGTGGACCACCTAGCTGAAGCTTAGCTAAACCACTGACGCTCAGCGCTTGGTCGCGAATCATCCACGACGGCAATCGGAACCTGCTTTGCCGAGCCAACAATACATTCTGCGGGTCGCGTTCACGAAGCTGCGGCGATTGATAGGAACTTTGCCGATAGGTTGCACTCGTAACGATCAAGCGGTGCATCGCTTTGACGTCCCAACCGCTGGTTTGAAACTCTACGGCCAACCAATCCAATAGCTCTGGATGTGAAGGCAGCTTTCCCTGCGTGCCGAAGTCCTCAGGCGTCGTCACCAGTCCACTACCGAAAAACAGTTGCCAATAGCGATTCACAATGACGCGCGACGTTAGCGGGTTGTTCGAGTCGACCAGCCACTTAGCTAATGTCAAACGATCGCGGGGAGCGTCGGCCGGAAGTGAAGGGAGTACCTTCGGAACACCTGGAGAAACGACGTCGCCAATGGATTTGTTGTACAGTCCTTTTTCGAGAATTCGCGTTTCGCGACCTTTCTCAAGCGTATCCATGACCATAACCTTGGTCTTGTCGAGCGACTCACGCAGTTTTGTGCGACTTGCTTCCGCCTTTTGGATCAGCTGAGCAAGTTGCTGATAGGACTGTCCACTAGCGCTGCTGCCAGGATAGAACTTGCTGCGAAAGAGTCGACGTAACTGGCTCGCTTCTTGACCGGATCGCGAATCCACAGACTTACTAAGAATCTGCAAGATCTCTGGTGGAAACGATTCTTTACCGTCGGCATCCCCGACGGATAGCCTTATCCGTGCCAGCGTGTGAGCAACGTGCTTCGACTCGCAGCGAATTACGAAGCGAACTTCCGTTCCCCCTTCGTAGCCGAAGGGTTCCTTTGTATTAAAGATGGCTGTATTGCTTTCCTTCCGGTTGAAGCCTTCGGTTGCCCATCCGCCACCGCCAGCAGTTTCGCCGTCGAAAGCGGCCTCAATCGGGTGCCCGCTTTGCGCGTGCTCTGCCTTGCCGCTTACAATCTTCACAGGTGTTTCACCGTCAGCGGACGCGTTAAGCGGTCGGACGAAGACCTCGAATTCGCTGA
Above is a genomic segment from Blastopirellula marina containing:
- a CDS encoding DUF1501 domain-containing protein, which encodes MNSTSNGTRLPLGTHMLNRRNFLGHTVSGLGSIALSMILAQERLLAENARSVGGKQPIRPDIDPGQPFAPRSSHLPAAAKNVLVIFCSGACSHVDTFDYKPELIKRHGQAMPGADKLVTFQGQQGNLTKSPWKFRPYGECGKMISDLVPQLGELADDICFIHSIKGKTNTHGPGENYMSTGFTLDGYPSMGAWATYALGSANENLPAYVAIPDPRGTPQASVNNWGPGFLPAAFQGTDFNANKPIRNLSMPEGIDPRKDAATRDFLNELNARHLEKFPGDSELAARISSYELAARMQMTVPEVSDLSTESSETLKMYGADDAQNTLKASYARNCILARRLIEQGVRFVQLFNGAYQTGGEGVSNWDGHKAIESQYSVHGPVLDQPTAALIKDLKQRGLLEDTLVVWCTEFGRMPTFQKGASGRDHNPEGFTCWLAGAGVKAPFTYGATDEFGYKAAENIADVHDFHATILHLLGLDHERLTFYHNGIERRLTDVHGHVIKDILA
- a CDS encoding DUF1553 domain-containing protein, coding for MSRICLTILALVVLPMTISADDLPPPLERQVNFEADVLPLLEAKCHDCHGESAQEGKIRLDRKASLIRGGDSGEPGIVVGSSDKSHLIQLVAGLEKGLRMPPDEADALTDEEVGVLRAWVDQGAKWPGPHGELEAEKRTTDHWAFQPVGPVEVPSMEGDWGNNPIDQFVLKRLKKEGLSATDPADRRTLIRRLSLDLLGLPPSREEVDTYVRDDSFDATNKLIDRLLASPHFGERWATHWLDLVRFAETHGFETNRERPHAWRYRDYVIRAFNEDMPYDQFIREQIAGDSFASPMGLGYLVAGPFDLVKSPDINLTLMQRQNELDDIINTTGTAFLGLTIGCARCHNHKFDPILQSDYYSMQAVFAGVQHGDMTLPMSNDQLARANELMEEITQLENELAAYAPKATGSRFVLIDDDPEVPGDLVERLNPIAGKGINLPGSAPGQASDAGDSKRSANVSGGKYSWWKHKPDEPVIAWKPRVKGTYRVWLSWGCGYDTHCQDARYVIDHDGNPSTREDWEVIAIVNQQQFASGEVQLKSEPMWSGFFHASISELDIDDRILLVGGSTGTALTADVLLLEEVGTETTSVPDKPVFREAVTATGNVENIQPHPAKYIRFTIEQTNTSSQPCLDELAVYSQGRNVALASEGAKPSASGTLDGYSIHKLVHINDGKHGNSHSWIADTSDKGWIQIELAKPFSIDRIEWARDREGKYADRLPTEYCIELSVDGQNWKKVAGSFDRLPFHAGEMKLETQYRFAGLPDSDANLAKALLGRLKTVKQELDTVTKPTMAYAGKYQQPGPTYRLYRGEPLQKREEVAPNVPEIFSDLKLPNDAPEAERRRKLAEWIASPDNPLTARVIVNRIWQFHFGTGLVDTPSDLGAAGVPPSHPDLLDWLARELVESGWSLKHVHRLVLQSATYQQASRPNPDGLTKDGGSRLLWRYPPHRLEAEPIRDSMLSVSGVLDVSQGGPGFSAFEVEAENVRHYHPKKSFGPEDWRRMVYMTKVRMEKDAVFGLLDCPDSATSVAKRSRSTTPLQALNLFNSKFVLQQAELFSKRLLGESDSADRQVVRAYQLCFGREPDEQEAVSAQSFIQQQGLEAFCRALLNSNEFLFIQ
- a CDS encoding DUF1501 domain-containing protein, translating into MSAHNLASPQKDHAIAMTRRQLLGRAGIGLGSVALGSLLGGNSLAGSAGDSFSLPHFPPKVKRIIYLFQNGAPSHVDLFDYKPKLKELHGTQIPDEVVGGKRFSTMTGGQTARPCLAPITKFAQRGNSGTWIAEDFLPHTAEVVDQLCFIKSMHTTQVNHAPAITFFLTGAEMAGRPSMGAWLTYGLGSETQELPAFVVMTSRDKEASCGQIFYDFYWGSGFLPSKYQGVKFRGSGDPVLYLSNPTGISREMRRGLLDDLAQLNGLAAERTGDPEISTRVAQYEMAYKMQASVPELTDFSQEPQHILDMYGPDVQRKGSFAYNCLMARRLAERGTRFIQLMHAGWDQHRNLNTQLKIQCTDTDAPSSALVKDLQQRGLLDDTLIIWGGEFGRTPFLQGAISETKTWGRDHHPYVFSLWMAGGGIKPGFSYGESDDFGHNAVVDPVHVHDLQATILHLLGIDHERFTYRFQGRDFRLTDVHGNLIKPILS
- a CDS encoding PSD1 and planctomycete cytochrome C domain-containing protein produces the protein MWHRLNYFFPVVALVCATAAAEEHIDFNRQIRPILSDRCYQCHGPDEEKRHGGFRLDVREGAIVEADSGSIPVVPGKPDESELLLRLLTDDESMQMPPPESKKPHLTKREIDLIKAWIEQGAVWSPHWSFIPPKRPELPAIEKSNWVRNPIDQFVLARLEKEGLAPSAEADKRTLIRRVTLDLTGLPPTPKQVEEFMADESPDAYEKVVDRLLASPHYGERMAWPWLDAARYADTNGYQGDPERTMWPWRDWVVNALNKNMPFDQFTVDQLAGDQRPNATHMQVIASGFNRNHMHNGEGGRIAEETRVENVFDRTETTATVWLGLTFTCCRCHTHKFDPITHTEYFALYDFFNQTSEAGGIRGGAVPPAIAYMSEESRSMLNEYDQQIANLRQQLSSDDAAADSAQAQWEEQQRATEPWSMPTLVEYHTGGKSKLVQLKDGSLRAEGDRPDQDVYTIVARTDRQNLKSIRLEAIKDDVASPVGSTGRADNGNAVLSEFEVFVRPLNASADGETPVKIVSGKAEHAQSGHPIEAAFDGETAGGGGWATEGFNRKESNTAIFNTKEPFGYEGGTEVRFVIRCESKHVAHTLARIRLSVGDADGKESFPPEILQILSKSVDSRSGQEASQLRRLFRSKFYPGSSASGQSYQQLAQLIQKAEASRTKLRESLDKTKVMVMDTLEKGRETRILEKGLYNKSIGDVVSPGVPKVLPSLPADAPRDRLTLAKWLVDSNNPLTSRVIVNRYWQLFFGSGLVTTPEDFGTQGKLPSHPELLDWLAVEFQTSGWDVKAMHRLIVTSATYRQSSYQSPQLRERDPQNVLLARQSRFRLPSWMIRDQALSVSGLAKLQLGGPPVKPYQPEGIWAEATFGKKKYQQDHGDALYRRSLYVFWRRIVGPTMFFDVANRQTCSVETAITNTPLHALTTLNDVAYIEAARGLASRVILENKQPDDRIREVYSYLLSRPPSEQELEIVRRRLELLVAEFNGNPAKAQELLSIGESKPNDSIPPVELAAYTALCNALMNLDEVLNRP